tcataaatctaaaatataatttatataattatatgtattaaaatatttatttatttaaaatcagtataatataatttatacattaaaaaattatttataataaatttagttatataaaataaaaaatttccctTGTGTTGCATAGGAAAAAATTACTAGTAAATATTCTATTTCCTTATGTAAGAATAagttaaagagataaaaaaattaaattaaataagaagttatattaaaaaaacttatttgaaaaaatgcaatagttatttattaatttaatatgatattaaaatgtaaagttaaattcaaattaatattgTTCGAGAAATTATTGTTcccaaaaaatatctttcaaaaaaaatatttttcaataatttttatccaaattgaaatgaattgaattaatttaataatgtttaattgaaattcaaactataaataaaaataagacatTTTATCcgtaagaaaattttatatgacTAATTAATTGTTTCAACTTCTAAAGATGAATTCATCCCATATATTCATTcacaagctttttttttttagttctttggTTTTGTAGAAAGTTGAAATTCtacataaaattcttaaaatttatctaGTTGTGTTTATAACACACTTTAAAACTACCACCTCATTGTTTATacctcttaatttttcaaaatgacAATTAGACACTAAGATccaattaagaaaaatgaagttcaagaattaattaaaaatttggtaAAAATATAACAACTTGCGGatgaatttaacaaaataataattatatataaatattttattatatataacatttcaCTATTAGATGcattataaaatatacaattatactcagtatattataattaaattcttcagtaatttatataatatatctcttttatcttttcatcACATTGATGTGCTACCAAACATTATAGAACaatgtcaaagaaaagaaaaattaattcttatatttcaatattcCTAAATATCAAACACTACATAAAtaatcttaatttctttttatctctcttttcttATCATACCTCATCATTCATATctatatcatattaatattttttttttctctttatctctcttggatatcaattgattttaaatgtttaaagattttttttcataaaacttaattatagTACTAGTTAAGCACGCGGAATCTGTTGATGTGTACGACCTGTGGGCAACACCCTACACAGTAACAAAATTGCCGACTGAGATGTTTTCAAAGGTGAGAAACAGAAACGTGAAAGACTGAAAGTAGGACGAAAAGTGAATGACCCATAATTATGAACTCGTGTAGGGTTCATGCACGGTCCTTTCCCACATATAAAGAAAAAGCtagttattaatcaatagttaacacttttttctgttttaaaataagtttcatatagattaaaaaattaataaataaatgaaattgattaataattttatataattaaatttaatattaatattacattaaaaaattaaaataatacttattagagaattagtaaaaaaaaattgttatattaaaaagttaagataacatttattttgagatttttttaaatgtcacaTTACTGTGACGGGAGGTGCCGGGGAACGCTATTACTTGTTTTTTGTCGAGGGCATTGTTGGtgatacattttcttttttttctttttttctctttggatGATGAGAATGTTGCAGATGGAGGAAGAGCAAAGGCTAACGTGCTGATGGGAGCGTAACACAACCACAATGGATGGGTTAATTGATCCGCAATTTTATCTTACAAGAGATTGATATTTCATTACATAAATCTATAACCTCAATTAGTGACATGGTTAGCAATTCGAAGTTCTAACTGTTGTGCCGTGATTCTActttcaataataaaataatattaaataaaaaaacattaaacgcgGAAAATTCATGTGTAGCGTTGTATAAATTGCGATGAATCGTGGGTGGGTGTAATATatgtattaacatttttttttgtcatagcATAACTCTTTTGGATTGGGCACATATACTCACTTGGCCCAAGGTTTGTCATTTCTCTTATCCAATTGAATGGGATAATATAGTAGTTGCTATTAACCCAATCCCATTTGTTATTGGTCCGTAtaaatgtaagaaaaaatatttttactcctcttttttttcatcaccTTCTTCTCACCCACCCAACCCATCACCATTGCACCATCGTCACATGCCATCACATTCGTCTAGATCTAAACCCACGCAACTACAAAAAAGTCTTTTAAGGATGgttattttacacttttcaaGATAATTTTCAACCGTCTTTAAATTTGTCGTTGTAAAAAGTCAACACTTTTTATGAtgatttataaattatcttaaaatcttGATTTATGCATTGATTTTTTAGAAactatcttaaaatatatttttttgtttaaaaacattaaaaaacatggggatttaaagataatttttcaaaaaatcgtcttaaaatgtatattttctaagataaatttttagaatgtgttattttttggttaaaatatatttaaaacatgaggatttaaagatgatttttctataaattgtcttagaatgtatcatttctaagacagttttttagaaatcgatgttgtttattttttaaaatgtttattttattttatagaaaggCTTGAAGCCAAATTATACAGAGTTTTAAACTTGCAGAAAACCAATTCAATAGTATATatgccaaaaaataaataaagctaTGACACTAAAAATCAAACTTTAAAAGTATAGGGACCAAAACCATAATAGAGGAAAATTAtagtgacaaaaaatatattagaatcaAATACATATATGACTAAAAGCCTAAGACAATCCCAATACAATATTCCTTCCAATGGTTAAATATCTTCACTGGGAGTGTTAGATGTATCACTTGATAATTTTTCAGAATGCTAAGTCCTCTGACTCAAACAAAATTGTTTCCCCTTAGGGATACCTATTGTCTAGActaaatgttaataatttaacaacTCTTTCTCTTGGAATGGAGTGACCATTGATAGGCATAAAAGAACTGCACTTGATGTTGAGAATTGTATCTCGCCTAATTGAAAATGGATTTATTCCTACCTTGTGAGATGCAATCACACCTGCCAGATACATGGCATGGCACCACTATGTTAAGGAATTTGTATCTTTTTCtcccataaaaaaataagtccCTTGATGCATTTCATAGgttaatggaaaataaaaaggtGTAGAAGAAATGCATTTAAAGGTGATAAACTATATAACAAGTGTTTGCAATTTAGCGCTTGTACTTAGGTGATTGCCTATATTTGTCTAACTTTTGCAACCATTCTTCATGTGAGAAAGGAGGGAGAGTATCAGTGAATTTCTAATCAGTCGTTGAAAGACCAGATCGACTGAGTCTTGTTAAAACCCTAAGCACCACCATGTTGAACACCTATGTCACTAACCCAACGAGCTATATTTCAACCAATTTCTGAGCATGAGAACCCCACTCACCAATAACTTCAATCATTCCTTTTGTTCAACAAAGACCATCTTAGAAAAGTTCCTCATTAGTGGCACATGAACATGATGACCCTAAATAAAAGCATCATTTCCTTAGAACTAACTAAACATTCACACTCACATAATAACATCATCAAGGACAGGGAgggattaaaaaagaataagagaATGACATAAAGTgattgtgaatatataaaaagatcATGACCTCATAAGATCATACGTTTAAAAGGGAtacaaattgaaaattgaagagTACCTATATCAAAAAGTGAGGTAACCTTGGAGATTAGTTGGGATCAGAAAGCATGAAAGCAATGGGTAGAAACGGGAGGGGTTAAGAACTTGAAAGgtgttgaagaagaagaagaagagaaaggtgTTCCTCTCAGCTTGTGAATTCTGCCACATGCTTATTTGTCACACCTTAACACTGACCACATCGTACCCCTCCCGAacatctctctctctttctctcctgcTTCTATAATGCAACTTTGAGTTTAGGGTTTAATTAAGCTAGATGGAGAGACGCTCTAACAAGAAAGATCTGAGACCAAAATCGGTGCCATTAACGACAGTGTTGAAGACGAGGAAGCCCTAGAGACTAGCGCAGTTGTCTGCGAGTTTTCGGACGCAATCCAAGCACAAATCTACGATCTCTTTGCTAACTGAAATTAGCGAAAATCAAAATTAGgttagaaattgaaaaaataggccaaagaaaatgaaattgattgAGAATGTGAGAGGGAGGAACCAGTGCAATGGCCTCTGGTGAAGTTGTTGGCAGCATCTTCCTTGTCGAAGATGAGTTATTCAGGGTGGAAGAGTTGATGGTAGGTGCCGCAATGGACTTCGTCGATGATTGTGGGTTCGAGATCGACGAAGATGGCACAATGGATGATAAGTGTTATGAATATGTAAATAGGGTACTAAAATCGCATAgcaattatctattttttctctatttttactATGTATTTTGTGTAAAACAATAGGAACTTAGCTTCTTCTGAATTTCATCCAGAAGATGgtaaaattaagtaaataacaCTAATTTTGGTTGTATTTTTGTTGTAGAAAGTAACATAGAAATGGAAGAACTTTTAAAGAACTAACAGTCTCACTCTGTGCGAAAGAAGCTGCTTAGTGCTAGGAAGCTTCATTGGAAGACAGTTGTCATGGGCAAGTGCGCTAAGCACGCAAACTCGCGGCTTAGCATGGATCCACTTGCAATCTAGTTGGAAATGCGCACTTAGCACGAGCatcgcgctaagcgcacatACGCGCTATGATTGGCTAGCAAAGAGGAACAACCCATATATATGAAAGAAACTTCAGAAGCAGAGGAGGGCTTAACGATGAAGAAACATAAAGAAAAGCATTCCAGTCCATCACCAGTGCAAGGAAAATCCATTTATGAAGCTCTAGCTAATACATTTCACTCCATTCTTCTTCTATTAACTCCCCTATATTCTTATCCACCTATATGTACGCCCCTCATGAGAATGAGAGGCTAAAACTTCACCGTGTTGGGTGCTTTGTGATAACTGcgaaatttgagttaatttaaTAGTCAATTTTGCCTAAGAATGTTTacaatttctttactttattgttattttaatgaaataatgtagaaattaatatctttgcaattttttatcagcagaagttaaaagaagaagattttaagtgctttagaggaaaattaatgcaaaaattgaaagaaaaagccTTAAAGAAAAGTTGAAGATTGAGACAACTCGCTTAGCTCATAAGACAGGTCCAGCGCGTCTCCTCGCTTAGCGGCCAGCTCACACTTAGCGCGAAAAAGGCCCATGAAGAAGCCCAAAGTCGCGCTTAGCACGAAAATCAACACTAAGTGTGAAATCGCGTGAAAATTAAGCTACCTTAGACCTATAAAAGGAATAGGACAAAGGGGATACACACCAACACCTACACATCGGGACACAGAGACTCAGAgctctctaatgaatacatccTAAGCCTGAGCATCTCTAATAGGGAAAACTCTTTTTCTATGTCCATTATCCCCTTCTCTTCTTCTATCCACATCAGCCCCTAAAGTGTAAagcctctcatgacaatgagaggctaaactccCACTGTTGGGAGTCTCGCAGGCCAACTCTTGTAATGTAACtctttcttattatttatttaatgcaaTCTTGTTTGTATTGCTCTTTTCTAtgcttaattgtttattatggtcTGGCCATCCATATAGTGTTTAAGGaataatgcattgaaaaatggttattttctaaagaGCTAGGAAATGATATCTAAAAgaaatcattgctagaaataGATTGATATTCGTTTAGTCTATTTCATACATCTTTAATCTTAAtacgatttattattttttttctttgcaaagaaatttgggagaaaaGATTAGATAAAGTAGGCTCTCCATGCGGGAAACCAAAGATAGAATGTCTTAGTAGATGTGGGTGAAAACAGGGATATGATtagataaagaaaatcattaacattgcattacaaataattttagcATGCCAGGTCCCAACACATTTGTATTCTGAATTATCTTTTTATcatcacttttatcttttactcTTCTTATCTTTACATCTCTTAcctattttatcttctatcttttttttctttaaatctcttatctttttaaatttttatcttatctcctaatcttctattttaaatttcttatccttcttttctcttactttctttaaattttaaatttaaattcctttTCTCTTGTTTGTAAATTGGATTTGcatcaatctaagtacaaacaaagtccatgtGAATTCGACTCTTGAACTTTCGAGTACTTTATTATTTGAGACAATTTGATGtacttgccaatgagttaacacTTTGTAATCCAGAACTCTTTAAGTACAAATATAGTGAcaattatgattatattttaaaggtttatgaaaaaaatggaaggATAATTTAAGAATAAGAAATGTGTATACTAAAAGaggtaattatatttattaacatttataattgatgatataaaattatttaaaagttctttaataataataattaattaattaattaaatacttataattcACGTTAAGTAACATGTTAATGAAAAAACTTGGCATTATTTATTTAGCATTTTGGAAAGTAAAAATGAACTGTGCCTGCATTATATTGTGGTTATTTGATGATAGAACATTTTCCACTCTAGTCCAATTTGACCtgctcttaaaaaaaaattaactacacCAACCctcttgcaaaaagaaaaacattctcCAGAGTGCCACAACCGACCAGAATCTTCGCACATGAGCCCCTCGGTTCATGTTTTAAAGTTGGTTAAACAATTTAGTCTCATAGTgatattatatttcattttagttttcattGGAAAATTTATAAATGGGTGATTATTGTTTATTGTTGGGGCTGGAAAATGGAAATCTTACTCTTTGAAGATGATAATAAGGGTGTAGCTGATAAGTTACGAAGTAGAACCCAAGACCACTCTGTGTTAGGATCCTTGTTAGAGGGATGTAGTAGGTTGTTGAACCAAAATCCATCTTATTGTGTTGGTTTTTATTAAGAGATAAATCAATGATATTGCCCATGAGTTTGCTAAGACGGTTCCATCTTTGTCCAGTCTCAGTATTTTGTATCATGTACAGCTTTCTACTGAACATATGATCATGAATGAAATGATATGAGTAACTTcccataaaatttttaaaaaaaactataactaTTAGCGTTACAACAGTTAGTTAAATTTAtggcaacttttttttttattgaatttcctatataaaattaacttataattcattttagttttcatataagaaaattataaattttggtcCAGTGCCCGAcacaccttttttttatataaaaaaagtctcTATAATGTTATGGGAAGACTAATTTATAAACTTATTttcaaataagaattaaaactatagaatatttatatagagactaaacaaaaaaagtgtgaaatataaaaataaaattcttaatttaacCCTTACGTGTGTGAGGGAGCATTACATAGAATCAGTTTTTCACAGATCACCTACTCTTTTGTATTTCATGTCAATTCAAAGGTTAGTCATGTCTAatgattaaagaattaaaataaataaaaagatttattaatttttatttttgaattctttaattaatcattttagaATTATGGTTATATATAAGGAAAACAGTGTCTTATGTGAAAGCTTAAAATCTAAGATAAATCTATCTAaaccttaaaattaaaataaaaagatgaaactaaaattaattaaaacaacacTCTCATCTTTTGGAGTCTCATAAAATATGGCTGTATATAACACACAAGTATTTTGGATTATTATATGATATTGATAGGAACtatcattaattatattaaaatttaaaattgaaattttacttttatttatatatataaaagagattaaattttagaaagatTAAATCCTTTATCGTACAACTAAAACTAATACATCaagattagatttaattaaaataattttaactatcCACGTGATTATAGTACTGTTCAGATTAACAGTTGTACTCTTGTTAGATATGCTCGATGTGTGTGTGTCTACTTGTCTGAGATACATGTAAGATTTTCGTTTACTTTTCTATGCATAGGTGCACATTTCAATGCTTCTGCTTAGTGCTTTCACCTTGAGGAAGGAAgccacccacaaccacaaccagtGACGCTTGAGGTTAGTGATAAGTCACTGTTGTATGTGCGTGAACTTCAAAGAACACACGCGGctctttcattttcattttcaaatagtATTTGGTTTGAGTAGTTGTGCaaactttctctctcttcagtGATCGTAGTAGTTGAAGCAGGTGAATGACcgtttcttaatttctttgacTTTCCTTTACTTGAACTTTTTATATATCTTGCTGTGTTTACTTGTATTAATTTCTATATAGTTTCATATTTAGTGATGATGTTCAGCTTGAGCAAGATCTGATCACTGAATAAAGATTGAACATTTTGTTCATAATTTCTATGTTTTGTTTCAAACTGATGCAGTTAACTGATAACTCTCTTTAGAGAAGAAAATGCAGAAGGCACCACTTGCACATTCCAATGAGTTTGCCTTGAAGGAGACCTCTCCCAAGATTGGTGCAGGGGCAGTAACAAGAGACAAGCTATCATGCACCTATGACCTTGTTGAACAGATGCAGTATCTCTATGTTCGTGTGGTCAAAGCCAAGGATTTACCTTCAAAAGATGTCACTGGAAGTCTCGATCCCTATGTTGAAGTGAAGCTTGGAAACTACAAGGGACTCACCAAGCACTTTGAGAAGAAGTCCAACCCTGAGTGGAATCAGGTCTTTGCATTCTCCAAAGACCGGATTCAAGCCTCGGTGTTGGAGGTTATTGTCAAGGATAAGGATGTTATTTCAGATGATTTTGTAGGGAGGATGTGGTTTGATCTCAATGAGATCCCAAAACGTGTTCCCCCAGATAGTCCATTGGCTCCACAATGGTACAGATTGGAAGATCGAAAGGGCGAAAAGGTGAAAGGAGAGATAATGCTTGCAGTTTGGATGGGGACTCAAGCAGATGAGGCATTTCCTGATTCTTGGCATTCTGATGCAGCAATGGTTGGCTCTGAAGCAGTTTCAAACATAAGGTCAAAAGTTTACCTCTCTCCCAAGCTTTGGTATGTCAGGGTCAATGTGATTGAAGCACAGGACTTGATACCAGGTGATAAAACCCGGTTTCCTGAAGTTTATGTGAAGATTAATCTAGGAAACCAGTTTTTAAGGACTAGAGTGTCTCAAAGTAAGACCATGAATCCCATGTGGAATGAGGACTTGATGTTGGTTGCTGCTGAGCCTTTTGAGGAGCCTTTGATTCTGAGTGTGGAAGACAGGCTTGGACCAAACAAAGATGAAGTATTGGGAAGGTGTGTGATCCCTTTGCAGATTGTGCAACGGAGGCTGGACCATAAGCCTGTGAACACTAGGTGGTTTAATCTTGAGAAGCATGTGGTTGTTGAAGGGGAAAAAAAGGAGATTAAATTTGCAAGCAGGATACATTTGAGGATGTGTTTGGATGGTGGTTTCCATGTGTTGGATGAATCAACTCATTATAGTAGTGATCTTAGGCCAACTGCTAAGCAATTATGGAAGCCTAACATTGGAATTCTAGAAGTGGGGATTATAAGTGCACAAGGGCTTATGCCAATGAAAACAAGAGATGGTAGAGGAACCACAGATGCTTATTGTGTGGCAAAATATGGACAAAAGTGGATCCGCACTAGGACTCTTGTGGATAGCTTTACTCCAAAGTGGAATGAGCAGTACACTTGGGAAGTGTTTGATCCATGTACTGTTATTACCATAGGGGTCTTTGACAACGGTCATATACAAGGAGGAGGAGAGAaaggtggtggtggatcaaaggATTCTAGGATAGGGAAAGTGAGAATTAGGCTATCCACACTTGAAGCTGATAGAGTTTACACACACTCATATCCTCTTTTAGCACTTCACACTTCAGGTGTGAAGAAAACAGGAGAACTGCAATTGGCTGTGAGGTTCACTAACTCATCTTTCATCAACATGTTGTATTTGTATTCCCAGCCTTTGTTGCCAAAGATGCACTACATCCATCCTCTATCTGTGATTCAGCTAGACAGTCTGAGGCATCAGGCGATGCAGATTGTATCAATGAGGTTGAGTAGAGCTGAGCCACCCCTAAGCAAAGAGGTTGTAGAATACATGCTTGATGTGGATTCACACATGTGGAGTATGAGAAGGAGCAAGGCTAATTTCTTCAGGATAATGAAAGTTCTAAGTGGTTTGGTAGCATTTGGAAGGTGGTTTGATCAGATATGCAATTGGAAAAACCCCATCACCACCATACTAATTCATGTCCTTTTCATAATATTGGTTCTCTACCCTGAGCTAATACTCCCCACAATCTTCTTGTACCTGTTCTTGATTGGAATTTGGAACTTCAGATGGAGGCCTAGACACCCTCCACACATGGACACTAGACTGTCTCATGCTGATGCTGCTCATCCTGATGAACTGGATGAAGAGTTCGACACATTCCCAACTTCGCGGTCATCGGATATCGTTAGGATGAGATACGATCGTTTGAGAAGCATTGCAGGGAGAGTCCAAAGTGTTGTAGGTGACTTAGGTACACAAGGAGAAAGGTTCCAAAGTCTGCTAAGTTGGAGAGATCCAAGGGCTACCACACTCTTCGTCACATTCTGTTTCGTTGCTGCTATAGTTCTCTATGTTACTCCTTTTCAGGTTGTGTCACTTCTCATTGGCTTCTTTATGCTAAGGCACCCCAGATTCCGCCACAAACTTCCATCAGTTCCTCTCAATTTCTTTAGGAGGTTGCCTGCTAGATCAGACAGCATGTTGTAAGCTAAACTTAATTGCTCCTTTTGTCATGAACTTGGTTTAGATAAATCTTCATAAAGTGGGAATATTCATGATGTTGCCGTTATGTTCATTTGTATTCAGTTATTAACAATGAATCTTCATTAGTACCAACTTTCATTTTTTGTATCACTATATAACTGTCACTAGTGTAAGATTAAAATAGCGCTGGTGGCTATATTGCAAACCAAAAGGAACGTTTTTCAGGATTagctttgtcttttttttttttacttttaacggTTGTTGTTGCAAAACCATAGACAAATTGAATTTGTGATGATCACTATCTAAATCTTTTTCCATCTCAAACACTTGGCAAATATAagtatactttttttcttcttcttttcataCAATTTTTGTTGGCTATACATTCAATACTGGAACATGTGTTGTTTGATGACAATTGAGAAACATAATGTAATGAGAGTCATGGACATGGCCATATATGCATGCTCCTTTTACTTCATGAAAATATAAAGCATGAGAAACCATGGTGTGAATGCAATGAATATAGCGGGCCTACTTGTGTCAAGTGCCGACACTGAATCTATGCAAAATGGCATGACATCCATTGTATTGTTGTGAGTAAACTAATGTGAAATTGTTCGTTTATTGTAGAAATGTCATTTTCATGAAAAGGTAATAATGATGTGGATCTATTTTATTACACGCGCGATATTTAAATTGAGTCACCGAAAAGGAAGCCACAAGTTCACCCTGACTGCTCAAAATTTTGGGACCCTAGTATTTGATTAGCTTAAGTTAGTTtgatcaaataattttatttggcaCGCAAGTTTATTCTAGTACTTTTTAacgtatttttataaattacttcAAATAGTTTGTAAAAATAAGTtagcttttttcatttttatcttcattaatttacttgaattttttttaaaatttttttaattaaataactaatTATATCCTTTTctgtcattttaaatttataagttaattttatcaaatactttCAATTTAGTGGGCTAGCttataagtttttagtttttttaaactaaCTTGTAAGTTAGTTTTACTAAACGCACATGatcatatatttcattttaaaaacccACAACAAATGGTTAACCAAATAATGGATCAAAattgatcaattttaaaaattgggaGATTAAATTCTCACAattaaaaagatcaaaattgttattaaactttttttttaccattcattttatttctctttttatttattccacatttttctcttttcattctctcttctaaaaaaaaatgtaagaaacATGCCTGGGTGTAGAATTTCTCCCTTTGGTGTTAATCATATGACTAAatgaaaaatgttattatttacatttttacaaTAATCTTCACAATAAGGAAGTAGATAtgaaaatgagagagagagagagagagagagaaatatgggataaaataaataatatgattgagaaaaaagtattaaaaaataaattagaaataagaatgttctaaataaatatcattttgttgtgaaaaagaaaatcaatattcATGTGCCCACATCTGTTTTCGTGTCTCAAACAAAATTATGAAGAAGACatgttagaagaaaaaaaatcatcacgCTGACCTAAAAAAACATATCATTAAGCTTAACTACAACATTGATAACGATTTTTTACTACAACATTGACCTAAAAGaaggaaatgaaaattaataaaagaaagggtccaacaaaaataatcGGAACAATGAATATgattgagaaaaataataataagaaaatgtaAATTAGAAATAACGTTATTGCAAATAAATATTCATCTTGATGGCTAACCTGAAAAAAAAGTATCATCAAGTGATAACTATCCATTTTTTAACTACACCGTGGTATAAAAGgaggaaataaaaattaaaaaagaattggtCCAACGACAATcattaaacaataaataatatgattgagaaaaaaaaagtattaagaaAATGTAAGCTAGAAATGCGAAAATAGCCACCCACTTGTAGTgacatattttgtttttgaattgcaTAAACTCGAGGTCTAAAAACCTTTTGGGAAACATAAAAGAGCTACATCAGCTAGAATAGcaaacataatatattgaggaGGAACCTCAAAAATCTGAAATGGAATGAAAGTCACAATAACTTGCTTAGCCAAAGCTTTGGCGATTTGATTAGCTTCACGAAATATGTGAGTTCATGAGATATGTATTATAGGATTGTTATAACTTTA
The nucleotide sequence above comes from Glycine soja cultivar W05 chromosome 11, ASM419377v2, whole genome shotgun sequence. Encoded proteins:
- the LOC114373749 gene encoding FT-interacting protein 3 — its product is MQKAPLAHSNEFALKETSPKIGAGAVTRDKLSCTYDLVEQMQYLYVRVVKAKDLPSKDVTGSLDPYVEVKLGNYKGLTKHFEKKSNPEWNQVFAFSKDRIQASVLEVIVKDKDVISDDFVGRMWFDLNEIPKRVPPDSPLAPQWYRLEDRKGEKVKGEIMLAVWMGTQADEAFPDSWHSDAAMVGSEAVSNIRSKVYLSPKLWYVRVNVIEAQDLIPGDKTRFPEVYVKINLGNQFLRTRVSQSKTMNPMWNEDLMLVAAEPFEEPLILSVEDRLGPNKDEVLGRCVIPLQIVQRRLDHKPVNTRWFNLEKHVVVEGEKKEIKFASRIHLRMCLDGGFHVLDESTHYSSDLRPTAKQLWKPNIGILEVGIISAQGLMPMKTRDGRGTTDAYCVAKYGQKWIRTRTLVDSFTPKWNEQYTWEVFDPCTVITIGVFDNGHIQGGGEKGGGGSKDSRIGKVRIRLSTLEADRVYTHSYPLLALHTSGVKKTGELQLAVRFTNSSFINMLYLYSQPLLPKMHYIHPLSVIQLDSLRHQAMQIVSMRLSRAEPPLSKEVVEYMLDVDSHMWSMRRSKANFFRIMKVLSGLVAFGRWFDQICNWKNPITTILIHVLFIILVLYPELILPTIFLYLFLIGIWNFRWRPRHPPHMDTRLSHADAAHPDELDEEFDTFPTSRSSDIVRMRYDRLRSIAGRVQSVVGDLGTQGERFQSLLSWRDPRATTLFVTFCFVAAIVLYVTPFQVVSLLIGFFMLRHPRFRHKLPSVPLNFFRRLPARSDSML